The following coding sequences lie in one Rutidosis leptorrhynchoides isolate AG116_Rl617_1_P2 chromosome 6, CSIRO_AGI_Rlap_v1, whole genome shotgun sequence genomic window:
- the LOC139853260 gene encoding calmodulin-binding protein 25-like, translated as MASSSNNLATIEPWMFRTTNTDSWYTDPFAHETESALTKALQQSFFSPQSEQFAPTVDYPDFPSNQNEYCSISANTATGSTVTVSGSGSESETPGSKQPGKNNIGVFGGKNMKRKSRTTKRSVTTFIQADPANFRQMVQQVTGVKFEANGSSGQFSVSQFAKPEPVRQPYINKLQGLLPTLDTSAYLLDHQSNNIQQQRMQSVFSQSRAMNLGANDGGAGTDFYSFSSFPTLESSI; from the coding sequence ATGGCATCATCATCCAATAATCTAGCAACAATTGAACCATGGATGTTTCGAACCACAAACACCGATTCATGGTACACGGACCCTTTCGCCCATGAAACCGAATCCGCTTTAACCAAAGCCTTACAACAATCGTTCTTTAGTCCTCAGTCGGAACAGTTCGCTCCGACTGTTGATTATCCTGATTTTCCGTCGAACCAGAACGAGTATTGCAGTATTAGTGCCAATACTGCTACTGGTTCGACTGTAACGGTTTCGGGTTCTGGTTCGGAATCCGAAACACCTGGATCGAAACAACCAGGAAAAAACAACATCGGTGTATTTGGTGGTAAAAATATGAAAAGAAAATCGCGCACGACGAAAAGGTCGGTGACGACTTTTATTCAAGCCGACCCGGCGAATTTTAGGCAAATGGTGCAACAAGTGACTGGAGTGAAATTTGAAGCAAATGGAAGTAGCGGACAGTTTTCGGTTTCGCAATTTGCGAAACCGGAACCTGTTCGACAACCTTATATTAATAAATTGCAAGGATTATTGCCAACTTTGGATACTTCGGCTTATTTACTTGATCATCAAAGTAACAATATACAACAACAAAGGATGCAATCGGTGTTTTCTCAATCTCGGGCGATGAATTTAGGTGCAAATGATGGTGGTGCCGGAACTGATTTTTACTCTTTTTCTAGCTTTCCTACCCTTGAATCATCAATTTAG